The Agromyces marinus genome window below encodes:
- a CDS encoding TerC family protein: MTALPLWFEVGSLVVLTVILIADLLLVIKRPHVPSFRESTLWVVFYITLALIFAGLMFVIGDAEQGAQFLAGWLTEYSLSIDNLFVFVIIMSRFAVPRKYQQEVLMVGIILALILRGIFILLGAQLIANFSWIFYIFGAFLVYTAVQQAFGDHEDEGGDTALIRMLRRRLPITNDYDGIRLRTMIDGRRFFTPMLIVFVAIGTTDLIFALDSIPAIFGITQSPFIVFTANVFALMGLRQLYFLLGGLLERLEYLKYGIAFILAFIGVKLVFHAMHENELPFINGGEHIEWVPVISTWTSLAVIVGAMVVATVASVVKANLDARRRGHTLGEEIPHFTEEPERDVDESQASR, translated from the coding sequence GTGACCGCCCTCCCTCTCTGGTTCGAAGTCGGCTCCCTCGTCGTGCTGACGGTGATCCTGATCGCCGACCTGCTGCTCGTGATCAAGCGCCCGCACGTGCCCTCGTTCCGCGAATCCACGCTGTGGGTCGTGTTCTACATCACGCTCGCGCTGATCTTCGCCGGCCTCATGTTCGTCATCGGCGACGCCGAGCAGGGCGCGCAGTTCCTCGCGGGCTGGCTCACCGAGTACAGCCTGTCGATCGACAACCTGTTCGTGTTCGTGATCATCATGTCCAGGTTCGCGGTGCCGAGGAAGTACCAGCAGGAGGTGCTCATGGTGGGCATCATCCTGGCGCTCATCCTGCGCGGCATCTTCATCCTGCTCGGCGCGCAGCTCATCGCGAACTTCAGCTGGATCTTCTACATCTTCGGCGCGTTCCTGGTCTACACCGCGGTGCAGCAGGCGTTCGGCGACCACGAGGACGAGGGCGGCGACACGGCGCTCATCCGCATGCTGCGCCGCCGGCTGCCGATCACGAACGACTACGACGGCATCAGGCTGCGCACGATGATCGACGGTCGCCGGTTCTTCACCCCGATGCTCATCGTGTTCGTGGCGATCGGCACGACCGACCTCATCTTCGCGCTCGACTCGATCCCGGCGATCTTCGGGATCACCCAGAGCCCGTTCATCGTCTTCACCGCGAACGTGTTCGCGCTCATGGGCCTGCGCCAGCTCTACTTCCTGCTCGGCGGCCTGCTCGAGCGGCTCGAGTACCTCAAGTACGGCATCGCGTTCATCCTCGCGTTCATCGGCGTGAAGCTCGTCTTCCACGCGATGCACGAGAACGAACTGCCGTTCATCAACGGCGGCGAGCACATCGAGTGGGTTCCGGTGATCTCCACGTGGACCTCGCTCGCGGTGATCGTCGGGGCGATGGTCGTCGCGACCGTCGCGAGCGTCGTGAAGGCCAACCTCGACGCCCGCCGGCGCGGTCACACGCTCGGCGAGGAGATCCCGCACTTCACCGAGGAGCCCGAGCGCGACGTGGACGAGTCCCAGGCGTCCCGCTGA
- a CDS encoding PP2C family protein-serine/threonine phosphatase, translated as MTSDVGGVVPIPSGSARIAHSARTHVGNVRAVNEDSVLAQPPIYLVADGMGGHARGDAASRAVVDTFRRHLDAGVPSTPAQVLDAIHSSNDVVRALSEEGDEGTAVAGTTLAGLVLVDAGDGRGIHWMVFNVGDSRVYAWDGRRLDQVTVDHSAVQEMVDAGVLRAEDAERHPDRNVITRAIGADEHVEPDVWLVPAVGRQVFLVCSDGLSKEVPDDEIARVLAGGSTHDAGLAGDLVDAALAAGARDNVSAVVVESDLGGEADDDGTTRDRDGELVAGVEETRPRKGESGAGLPA; from the coding sequence GTGACGAGTGACGTCGGCGGCGTCGTGCCCATTCCGAGCGGGTCCGCGCGGATCGCGCACAGTGCCCGCACCCATGTCGGCAACGTGCGCGCGGTGAACGAGGACTCCGTGCTCGCGCAGCCTCCGATCTACCTCGTGGCCGACGGCATGGGCGGGCACGCGCGCGGCGACGCCGCGAGCCGCGCCGTCGTCGACACGTTCCGCCGCCACCTCGACGCCGGCGTGCCGTCGACTCCGGCCCAGGTGCTCGACGCGATCCACAGCTCCAACGACGTGGTCCGGGCGCTCTCGGAGGAGGGCGACGAGGGCACGGCGGTGGCCGGCACGACCCTCGCGGGCCTCGTGCTCGTCGATGCCGGCGACGGCCGCGGCATCCACTGGATGGTCTTCAACGTCGGCGACTCGCGCGTGTACGCGTGGGACGGCCGCAGGCTCGACCAGGTGACCGTCGATCATTCCGCGGTGCAGGAGATGGTCGACGCCGGGGTGCTCCGTGCGGAGGATGCCGAGCGGCACCCGGATCGGAACGTGATCACGCGCGCGATCGGCGCCGACGAGCATGTCGAACCCGACGTGTGGCTGGTCCCCGCGGTCGGTCGCCAGGTGTTCCTCGTCTGCTCGGACGGCCTGTCGAAGGAGGTCCCCGACGACGAGATCGCGCGGGTCCTCGCGGGCGGTTCGACGCACGACGCGGGGCTGGCCGGCGACCTGGTCGATGCGGCCCTCGCGGCCGGGGCGCGCGACAACGTCAGCGCAGTCGTCGTCGAGAGCGACCTCGGCGGCGAGGCCGACGACGACGGCACGACGCGCGATCGCGACGGAGAGCTGGTCGCGGGCGTCGAGGAGACCCGCCCGCGGAAGGGGGAGAGCGGTGCCGGACTACCTGCCTGA
- a CDS encoding serine/threonine-protein kinase — MRRTPSVPPELPGYTHLGLLGSGGFADVFLYEQRLPRRKVAVKVLLADDIDQASRAQFVAEANLMARLSAHPFIVTIFHADVSADGRPYFVMEYCSGPSLSERYKRQPLTVEDALRTGIRLSGAVATAHAAGILHRDIKPANVLTNDYGWPALSDFGISSDLEGELPVHTMSFAGDASATGSASGSDRAAVGMSVPWSPPEMFEDDPRPDPSSDVFALAATVHTLLAGRTPFEVPGRPNGPLDLIGRIERGRVTPIGRDDVPASLEAVLATGMAVDRAERYQSAVELGRALQRIELELGYTVTGIEVPNLGAATRDPAPAPRAPVRPAEPTRGHAGPGSDATQVRGVRQVSAQPVASAAPIASVAQVDDGTVMRPAPRAAAAGDRVGDQVEGATLAAPRRGSAEASAQRAEAAAPSRRRRAVAAAITVAAGLAVVAAVGAAVVLGGGSDRDGDDDLAAPSAPENAVVAATVPTPEVAPGTIAGGRAVFAVQHEGAEEGDRYRWQRADGAGSLAVAEGPEIVVDGVEAGQTVCIEVQVQRGSKTSEPVTECTS; from the coding sequence ATGCGCCGCACGCCGTCCGTACCGCCGGAGCTGCCCGGCTACACGCACCTCGGGCTGCTCGGTTCGGGGGGATTCGCCGACGTCTTCCTCTACGAGCAGCGACTTCCGCGCCGGAAGGTCGCCGTCAAGGTGCTGCTCGCCGACGACATCGACCAGGCCAGTCGCGCGCAGTTCGTCGCCGAGGCGAACCTCATGGCGCGCCTGTCGGCCCACCCGTTCATCGTCACGATCTTCCACGCCGACGTCTCGGCCGACGGCAGGCCGTACTTCGTCATGGAGTACTGCTCGGGGCCGAGCCTGTCGGAACGGTACAAGCGGCAGCCGCTCACCGTCGAGGACGCGTTGCGCACCGGCATCCGCCTCTCCGGCGCGGTCGCGACCGCGCACGCCGCCGGCATCCTGCACCGGGACATCAAGCCCGCGAACGTGCTCACCAACGACTACGGCTGGCCGGCGCTGAGCGACTTCGGCATCTCGAGCGACCTCGAGGGCGAGCTCCCCGTGCACACCATGAGCTTCGCCGGGGATGCATCGGCGACCGGGTCCGCGTCCGGCTCGGACCGCGCCGCGGTGGGCATGAGCGTGCCGTGGTCGCCGCCCGAGATGTTCGAGGACGACCCGCGACCCGACCCGAGCAGCGACGTGTTCGCGCTCGCGGCGACCGTGCACACGCTGCTGGCCGGGCGCACGCCGTTCGAGGTCCCCGGGCGGCCGAACGGCCCGCTCGACCTCATCGGGCGCATCGAGCGCGGGCGGGTCACCCCGATCGGGCGCGACGACGTCCCGGCGAGCCTCGAGGCCGTGCTCGCCACGGGCATGGCCGTGGATCGCGCGGAGCGCTACCAGAGCGCCGTCGAACTCGGCCGCGCGCTCCAGCGCATCGAGCTCGAACTCGGGTACACGGTCACCGGCATCGAGGTCCCGAACCTCGGCGCGGCGACCCGCGATCCCGCGCCGGCCCCGAGGGCGCCGGTCCGGCCGGCGGAACCGACGCGGGGGCACGCGGGGCCGGGCTCGGACGCGACGCAGGTGCGCGGTGTGCGGCAGGTCTCGGCGCAGCCGGTGGCGTCCGCCGCGCCCATCGCCTCCGTCGCCCAGGTCGACGACGGCACCGTGATGCGCCCGGCACCGCGTGCGGCTGCGGCGGGCGATCGGGTCGGCGACCAGGTCGAGGGAGCGACCCTCGCGGCGCCCCGGCGAGGCTCGGCCGAGGCATCCGCCCAGCGGGCCGAAGCGGCCGCACCGTCTCGGCGCAGGCGCGCGGTCGCCGCCGCGATCACGGTCGCCGCCGGGCTCGCCGTCGTCGCCGCGGTCGGTGCGGCCGTCGTGCTCGGCGGCGGATCGGATCGCGACGGCGATGACGACCTCGCCGCCCCGTCGGCCCCCGAGAACGCCGTGGTCGCCGCGACCGTGCCGACCCCGGAGGTCGCCCCGGGCACGATCGCCGGCGGGCGAGCGGTGTTCGCCGTGCAGCACGAAGGCGCCGAGGAGGGCGATCGCTATCGCTGGCAGCGGGCAGACGGAGCCGGATCGCTCGCGGTCGCCGAGGGCCCGGAGATCGTCGTCGACGGTGTCGAGGCCGGGCAGACGGTGTGCATCGAGGTCCAGGTGCAGCGCGGGAGCAAGACCTCCGAGCCCGTGACGGAGTGCACGTCGTGA
- a CDS encoding diacylglycerol/lipid kinase family protein: MPPKPRRLLLAVNPTASFGRHRTIGPQAALRLEAAGYEVTVLEAANFELLRQEVQAAFALGTDGLVVVGGDGMVSLGVNVLARSAVPLGVIAAGTGNDLARALGLPHDDPEVAIDALVEALRRPPQPIDLGLMRHGGLHTWFACVLSAGFDAVVNERANRMSRPRGPSRYTLALLRELATFRPRRYAITLDGVRREQAAMLVSVANTPSLGGGMRIVPEADVADGRFDVFIVHPISRLGLLGVFPRVFAGAHVDHPAVEIVRAERVRLEADDIVAYADGERVGTLPIDVEIVPGALSVFA; the protein is encoded by the coding sequence ATGCCGCCCAAGCCCCGCCGCCTCCTGCTCGCGGTGAACCCGACCGCGTCGTTCGGCCGTCATCGCACCATCGGGCCGCAGGCCGCCCTGCGGCTCGAGGCGGCGGGCTATGAGGTGACGGTGCTCGAGGCGGCGAACTTCGAGCTGCTCCGGCAGGAGGTTCAGGCGGCGTTCGCGCTGGGAACCGACGGGCTGGTCGTCGTCGGCGGCGACGGGATGGTCTCGCTCGGCGTGAACGTGCTCGCCCGCAGCGCGGTCCCGTTGGGCGTCATCGCGGCGGGGACCGGCAATGACCTGGCCCGGGCGCTCGGGCTGCCGCACGACGACCCGGAGGTCGCGATCGACGCGCTCGTCGAAGCGCTGCGGCGCCCGCCGCAGCCGATCGACCTGGGGCTCATGCGCCACGGCGGCCTGCACACGTGGTTCGCGTGCGTGCTCTCGGCCGGGTTCGATGCGGTCGTGAACGAGCGGGCGAACCGGATGTCGCGTCCGCGCGGGCCGAGCAGGTACACGCTCGCCCTGCTGCGCGAACTCGCGACGTTCCGGCCGCGACGCTATGCGATCACCCTCGACGGCGTTCGCCGCGAGCAGGCGGCGATGCTCGTCTCGGTGGCGAACACCCCGTCGCTCGGCGGCGGCATGCGGATCGTTCCCGAAGCGGATGTCGCCGACGGGCGGTTCGACGTGTTCATCGTGCATCCGATCTCGCGTCTCGGGCTGCTCGGCGTGTTCCCGCGCGTGTTCGCCGGCGCGCACGTGGACCATCCCGCGGTCGAGATCGTGCGGGCCGAGCGCGTGCGCCTCGAGGCCGACGACATCGTCGCGTATGCGGACGGGGAGCGGGTCGGAACGCTGCCGATCGACGTCGAGATCGTGCCCGGCGCGCTGTCCGTCTTCGCGTGA
- a CDS encoding FHA domain-containing protein gives MPDYLPDAGGRWLAAVRDDALLVLPADRIEDLRALWPGLGATDAAARVIDRLAAGGVTAAPSFALVTRERGSGSVRTLVRGPVRVRVGDVEVSGAGVSTWQESVVEGSPDVRVDTGASGSDEPLPITAGVVAARVIEWSADDAPAASAPRVESAAAAGSADAAAAAVPAGSADRADVDPARSAGDDEPTEATMVPEDTVVGISRRERPRFDRADPAPPAAPPAAPASAPASASVPVIVPPDFGPVGGAAAQPARVPAPDGPAGHAAHGGLGDHDGLTVIGADIRRMRTERERPDDSAPVPAGVGASPQRPAAQGLALRLPDGSIEPIVGELVLGRAPAIGRVTGTSIPRPVVIGAGDPDISRTHLRVAVEGGTVVVTDLESRNGTHVVAPGQSPVRLRPTEPTPVLADTVIDLGGGWSVQVVNR, from the coding sequence GTGCCGGACTACCTGCCTGACGCCGGCGGCCGTTGGCTCGCCGCGGTGCGCGATGACGCGCTGCTCGTGCTGCCGGCCGACCGGATCGAGGACCTCCGGGCGCTCTGGCCGGGCCTGGGGGCGACGGATGCCGCGGCGCGCGTCATCGATCGACTCGCCGCCGGCGGGGTGACCGCAGCGCCGAGCTTCGCACTCGTCACCCGGGAGCGGGGCAGCGGCAGCGTGCGCACGCTCGTCCGCGGTCCGGTGCGGGTCCGCGTCGGCGACGTCGAGGTGTCGGGCGCCGGAGTGTCGACGTGGCAGGAGTCGGTCGTCGAAGGTTCACCCGACGTCCGCGTCGACACCGGCGCGTCGGGCTCAGACGAGCCGTTGCCGATCACGGCGGGCGTCGTGGCGGCCCGCGTGATCGAGTGGAGCGCCGACGACGCCCCGGCCGCCTCCGCGCCGCGGGTCGAGTCCGCGGCTGCTGCAGGATCAGCGGATGCCGCGGCTGCGGCGGTTCCGGCAGGATCCGCGGATCGCGCCGACGTCGATCCGGCGAGGTCCGCGGGCGACGACGAGCCGACCGAGGCGACGATGGTTCCCGAAGACACGGTCGTCGGCATCTCGCGCCGCGAGCGACCGCGGTTCGATCGCGCGGATCCCGCGCCGCCCGCGGCGCCGCCCGCCGCGCCCGCGTCCGCGCCCGCGTCGGCGTCCGTGCCCGTCATCGTTCCCCCCGACTTCGGGCCCGTGGGCGGGGCGGCCGCGCAGCCCGCTCGCGTCCCCGCACCGGACGGCCCCGCCGGGCACGCCGCGCACGGCGGGCTCGGAGACCACGACGGCCTCACGGTGATCGGAGCCGACATCCGTCGCATGCGCACCGAGCGCGAGCGCCCGGACGACTCCGCACCGGTGCCGGCCGGGGTCGGCGCGAGCCCCCAGCGGCCGGCCGCGCAGGGGCTCGCACTGCGCCTGCCCGACGGGTCGATCGAACCGATCGTCGGCGAACTCGTGCTCGGACGAGCGCCCGCGATCGGTCGGGTCACCGGGACGAGCATCCCCCGACCGGTGGTGATCGGCGCCGGCGACCCCGACATCTCCCGGACGCACCTCCGCGTGGCCGTCGAGGGCGGCACGGTCGTCGTCACCGACCTCGAGTCGCGCAACGGCACCCACGTGGTCGCCCCCGGCCAGTCGCCCGTGCGGCTGCGCCCGACCGAGCCCACGCCAGTGCTCGCCGACACCGTCATCGACCTCGGCGGCGGCTGGAGCGTCCAGGTGGTGAACCGCTGA